The following proteins are co-located in the Rattus norvegicus strain BN/NHsdMcwi chromosome 19, GRCr8, whole genome shotgun sequence genome:
- the LOC120098652 gene encoding basic proline-rich protein-like: MKQASEDSSRSCGTRSSSLRTLTAAELGDRSRTPVGGRDERREENAVGGGFQSLREAWDGVHSEAQAAEEGKEMVSDDSPNPEVPACAPKPQGCGGGIYLGNQPSTSLAKKAPQDREASRGGHGPGGRSGPGTAGRGHPAWGGRRAGLGRALLSAGSEPKPRAPRAGAVPAPAPCLPPPPRSGFCGRPELYFQRCPSLVQPQQPDREEESQRPQRRQEREGGWRAGRRRLERGGARAQPPPPLPGRTGARPPPPPALPPPPPPPRPPPPPSPSPWSMEAASGAGDLAPAWGSTARRALSTAARGQAAAARHTG, translated from the exons atgaaaCAAGCGTCAGAGGACTCCAGCCgcagctgtgggaccaggtcgaGTTCCCTCCGTACCCTGACTGCGGCTGAGCTGGGAGACCGTAGCCGCACGCCAGTGGGGGGCAGGGATGAGCGTCGAGAGGAAAAC GCTGTGGGCGGCGGCTTTCAGTCCCTGCGGGAAGCCTGGGATGGTGTGCACTCAGAGGCACAAGCTgcggaggaggggaaagagatgGTCAGTGATGACAGTCCTAACCCCGAA GTGCCGGCCTGTGCTCCCAAGCCGCAGGGTTGCGGGGGTGGCATCTACCTCGGCAATCAGCCCAGCACGAGCTTGGCGAAAAAGGCCCCACAGGACCGCGAAGCAAGCCGAGGGGGGCACGGGCCCGGCGGGCGCTCAGGCCCAGGAACCGCGGGGCGCGGGCACCCTGCTTGGGGCGGGCGCCGCGCTGGGCTGGGCCGGGCTCTGCTCTCCGCGGGcagcg AGCCCAAGCCCCGGGCCCCGCGTGCCGGTGCGGTGCCCGCGCCCGCGCCGTGCCTGCCACCACCGCCGCGGTCCGGGTTTTGCGGGCGGCCGGAGCTGTATTTCCAGCGCTGTCCATCGCTCG TGCAGCCCCAGCAGCCGGATCGGGAGGAGGAGAGCCAGCGACCACAAAGAAGACAGGAGCGCGAGGGAGGCTGGCGGGCGGGCCGGCGCCGGCTGGAGCGCGGAGGAGCCCGGgcgcagccgccgccgccgctgcccgGGAGGACGGGAGcccggccgccgccgccgcctgctcttcctcctcctcctccgccacCGCGGCCGCCACCTCCcccctctcccagcccctggtCCATGGAGGCAGCTAGCGGGGCCGGCGACTTGGCACCGGCCTGGGGATCGACTGCGCGTCGCGCGCTGAGCACCGCAGCCCGAGGGCAGGCAGCGGCGGCCCGGCACACCGGCTGA